The Desulfonatronum lacustre DSM 10312 region TGTGGGTGCCGCAGCGCTGTTCGGGATTGCGGACCCTGTCGCTTCCGGATTTACGCGGACATTTCTTGCGCGGGGATTTCGAGGGTCTGGATGGGATTGAGGGCCGCGGCCCTGGCGGGCCGGGTAGGAGCCGAAGGAGATGCCCAGGGCCGAGACGAAATGGCCCCAGGGATTACTCGAAGGATTCAAACTGCCAGTGCGGCGTGGAACTGACGTTCAGCGTCTTTCTTGACAGGCGGCTGGCGGTCGGCTTTGAGGCGATATACGTTCGCCTCCAGCATCCTTTCCAAATCCTCCATCCGCACCGGCTTGGCCAAATAATCGTCCATCCCGGCTTCAATGAACTTCTCCCGGTCCCCGGTCATGGCATAGGCGGTCAGGGCGATGATGGGGACATCTTTCTTGGGACCGAGGTCGGTGGATGAGCGGATGGCTTTGGTGGCTTCCACTCCGTTCATCACCGGCATCTGAATGTCCATCAGGATAACGTCGAAATCCTGATCCTTGAACACGTCCAAAGCCTGTTGCCCATCCTCGGCCAGGGTCACGGCGTGGCCGGCTTTTTCCAGTAATTTACCGATCGGCAGGGCGTTGGACGGGTCGTCTTCGGCCAGCAGGATGCGCAGTTTGTGTTTGGATTCATGCGGTCGTGCCGGCCCATTTCGGCCATGTCGGCCATGGCGGCCATGGCGGTCAAGAGCGCTCTCCCCGGCGGTCGGTCTGAACGGCAGGACCACATGTACGGAGGTTCCTTTGCCGACCTCGCTTTCAACGGAAATTTTCCCATCCATCAGGGCCACGAGGCGTTTGACGATGGCCAGGCCGAGCCCGGCCCCCTGGAAGCCGCGGGCATAGGAGCCGTCCACCTGGACAAAGGGCTTGAACAGGCCGCCCAGCTTGTCGTCAGGAATGCCGATGCCCGTGTCGGATACGCAAAACCAGATTTTGCGGACATTGTCCGTGTCCGTGTCCGTGGCCAACGGCGCGATTTCCAGCCGGACGCTCCCCTGTTTCGTGAACTTCAGGGCATTGCCCACCAGGTTGAACAGAATCTGACGGACCCGCGCCTCGTCGCCGATGAGCCGTGAGGGGGTGTCTGGATCAATGGAACATTCCAGATGGACGCCCTTTTCCCTGGCCGCGACCTCGAACAGGTCGGACACGGAATCGCCAAGCTCCCGGACCAGGAACTCGGCCTCGTGGATGGTCATCTTGCCTGCTTCGACCCGGGACAGATCCAGGATATCCGAGAGCAACCGGGTCAATCGGCGAGCAGAGGATGTGCACAATTTGACGTATTCCTCCTGCTCGGCATCAAGGAGCGTGGTGTCCAGAAGCTGCATCATGCCCATAATGCCGTTGAGGGGAGTGCGGATTTCATGGCTCATGTTGGCCAGGAACTCGCTCTTCGCCTTGTTGGCGGCCTCGGCCTGGTGCTTGGCCTGGATCAGGGCGGCTTCGGCCTGCTTGCGATCCATGATATCCAGGCAGTGGCCGATATAGCCGAGAAAATTCCCCTGGGCGTCATAGCGGGGAGTGCCGTCGTCCTGGATCCATCGATATTCGCCGTCGTGGCTGCGCAGACGGTAATCCATGCTGAACGGCTCGCGGCGGTCAAAGGCCGTGGTGTAGATGTGCAGGCACCGATCAAAGTCGTCGGGATGGACGCCCTCGATCCACCCGTTGCCCAGTTCCTGCTCCAAGGGCCGCCCGGTGAAGGCCAGCCATGGCTGGTTGAAGTAGTCGCACTTCTTGTCCAGGCCCGCGGTCCAGATCAGGGCCTGGCCGAAGTCGGCCAGGTGCCTGTAGCGCTGTTCGCTCTCCCAGAGCGCCTCTTCGACCTGTTTGCGCGCGGAAATGTCGCTGATCACAAGGTGATAGACCCATGCGTCGTCTCCGTCCCGTGCGCAGGCGGCGGACAGATGCGCCCAGAAAAGCGCCCCGTCCAATTTGACCAGCCGCAAATCCCATTTCTGGGGTTCGCCCGTCTCAACGAGTGTTTTGCGATGCAGATAGAAGATGTCCTGGTCTTCGGGAAGGATGAAGCGGGTCAAGGGCTGCTTGGCCAGCTTGCTTCTGGTCGTGCCCAGCAGGGTGGCCATGGTCAGGTTGGCCTCCAGGATCCGCCCCTCTTCATTGACCGTGCAGTAGCCCGCCGGGGCCAGGTTATAGAGGTCGAAATAGCGTGCCCGGACCGTATCCAGTTCGGCCTGGGTCCGGCGCAGCTCTTCGTTCTGCAGCTCCAGTTCGATCTTGTGCACCCGAAGCTCATGGAGGGTTTGCCGGACTTCCTCGGGAACCTGGCCTTCCAAATTCCCGGACGACCAGTCGTCATTGTCCCGCAGGTAATCCTCGGCCCGTCGCCGCAGAAGAATCCGGTCAGCGGGGCCGCCCCTTTTCTTTGAAACAACGCTCCCGCCGCCTTGTCTTGCTTTCCGTTTGGTCATGGCTTCTCTCCTTGCGACGTGTCCCCGACATTTTTCGGTCTTTTGGACCGACGGTTGCTAGGGAGTGGCGGGTCCATGCCTGGACACGCACAACGCCCAGGCGGGCTTTCCATGTTCGTCGCTGACCGATTCAGCCTGCAACGTCGAGAACCTTTCCACTCCGGCGTCTGTAACGACCCTGCTCCGGATCTCTTCCTTCTTTCCCGTGCCCAAGACCCGGCGGACCAGGGCAAGCTGTTCCTCCGCCTGCTCAGGAGGAAAAAAGTCATGGGGCGTTTTCCCGATCAGTTCAGCGGGCTGGACATGCAGGACTTCGGCAAAGGCGTCGTTCACGAACCGGTATGTTCCGTCGCGATTGACGCTGAAGATCGGATCGCTGGAGAATTGGACAAGCAGACGGAACCGCTCTTCGCTCTGCTGCAACGCCTCACGGGCCTTTTTCATCGTCGTGATGTCCACGAAGGTCAGCACCGCGCCTTCGATGACGTTGTCCAGGGTGCGGTAGGGCTGGATGTGCATGGCGTACCACCGGCCCTCGGTTGTCCGCACCTCCACTTGCTTGGAGACCAGGGTGTCCAGCACGGACTGGGTGTCGGATACCAGCGTGTCGTAACCGGACAAGTTGGAGACGATGTGGGCCACGGGCCGACCGATGTCGCTCAGGATCAGGTTGATGATCCTGGTGGCCGCGGGGGTGAAGCGCAGGATGCGGAGTTGGTGGTCCACGAAAACCGTGGCAATGCCCGTGCCGGCCAGCAGATTGTTCATGTCGTTGTTGGCCCGGGACAGGTCGGCCACCTTGGTCTGCAGTTCGACGTTGACCGTGGACAACTCCTCGTTGACCGATTGCAGCTCTTCCTTGGAGGTTTCCAGCTCCTCGTTGGTGGATTGCAGTTCCTCGTTCACGGACTGCATCTCCTCGTTGGAGGACTTCAACTCTTCATTCGATGTCTCCAGTTCCTCGTT contains the following coding sequences:
- a CDS encoding PAS domain-containing hybrid sensor histidine kinase/response regulator — encoded protein: MTKRKARQGGGSVVSKKRGGPADRILLRRRAEDYLRDNDDWSSGNLEGQVPEEVRQTLHELRVHKIELELQNEELRRTQAELDTVRARYFDLYNLAPAGYCTVNEEGRILEANLTMATLLGTTRSKLAKQPLTRFILPEDQDIFYLHRKTLVETGEPQKWDLRLVKLDGALFWAHLSAACARDGDDAWVYHLVISDISARKQVEEALWESEQRYRHLADFGQALIWTAGLDKKCDYFNQPWLAFTGRPLEQELGNGWIEGVHPDDFDRCLHIYTTAFDRREPFSMDYRLRSHDGEYRWIQDDGTPRYDAQGNFLGYIGHCLDIMDRKQAEAALIQAKHQAEAANKAKSEFLANMSHEIRTPLNGIMGMMQLLDTTLLDAEQEEYVKLCTSSARRLTRLLSDILDLSRVEAGKMTIHEAEFLVRELGDSVSDLFEVAAREKGVHLECSIDPDTPSRLIGDEARVRQILFNLVGNALKFTKQGSVRLEIAPLATDTDTDNVRKIWFCVSDTGIGIPDDKLGGLFKPFVQVDGSYARGFQGAGLGLAIVKRLVALMDGKISVESEVGKGTSVHVVLPFRPTAGESALDRHGRHGRHGRNGPARPHESKHKLRILLAEDDPSNALPIGKLLEKAGHAVTLAEDGQQALDVFKDQDFDVILMDIQMPVMNGVEATKAIRSSTDLGPKKDVPIIALTAYAMTGDREKFIEAGMDDYLAKPVRMEDLERMLEANVYRLKADRQPPVKKDAERQFHAALAV